A DNA window from Argiope bruennichi chromosome X2, qqArgBrue1.1, whole genome shotgun sequence contains the following coding sequences:
- the LOC129959645 gene encoding uncharacterized protein LOC129959645 isoform X1 — protein sequence MTEDIWMLMKHFIMDSLQKSAAQRHAESNDPRIPIAWRHREMTFNNSCARRTSSPSVTSSSSDDREEVPIVRQHYRPLSRHSNISNMERRDDRLDHYATIRNERLEHFSSSRSDRMDSYSHRNTPPVENYFHGPFRNSANGSTGTLRSTRSVPALAFAAAMEGPDPCPIHGGNHGPMRRHGSLFDIRSPPVGGPLSLAGLDKKNFYGSKHSLINGHPPPPHFQLHPEMPQYLPPHMINPMMRQPHHLGMPVIMEPIPMRDHFNKSMAFHRNGVNGYPTKEPIDPYSVEQVCCKGHLIVLWIILGVVTVGVILGIIMGVTIT from the exons ATGACTGAGGATATATGGATGTTAATGAA ACATTTCATTATGGACAGCCTTCAAAAAAGTGCAGCTCAAAGACATGCTGAGAGTAATGACCCACGAATACCAATAGCGTGGCGTCATCGGGAGATGACTTTCAACAATTCTTGTGCCAGAAGAACTTCTTCCCCATCAGTAACATCATCTTCATCCGATGACCGTGAGGAGGTTCCAATTGTAAGACAACATTACCGACCACTAAGTCGCCATAGCAATATCAGCAACATGGAAAGAAGAGATGATCGTCTTGACCACTATGCTACCATACGCAATGAGAGATTAGAGCATTTCTCTTCATCCCGCAGTGACAGAATGGACTCATATTCTCATCGTAATACTCCACCAGTGGAAAATTACTTCCATGGACCTTTCCGGAATTCGGCTAATGGATCAACTGGTACTTTGAGATCCACAAGAAGCGTTCCAGCTCTAGCTTTTGCAGCTGCAATGGAGGGCCCAGATCCATGCCCTATCCATGGGGGAAATCATGGACCAATGCGAAGACATGGCTCATTGTTTGACATACGATCTCCACCTGTAGGAGGGCCACTAAGCCTAGCTGGTcttgataagaaaaatttttatggtTCAAAACATTCACTCATAAATGGGCATCCACCACCGCCACATTTCCAGCTTCACCCAGAAATGCCACAATATTTACCACCACATATGATTAACCCAATGATGAGACAACCTCATCATTTAGGAATGCCAGTTATAATGGAGCCTATACCAATGAGagatcattttaataaatcaatggCATTTCATCGCAACGGAGTCAATGGATATCCTACAAAGGAGCCGATAGATCCTTACAGTGTGGAACAAGTTTGCTGCAAAGGGCATTTGATAGTTTTGTGGATAATTTTAGGTGTCGTTACAGTTGgcgttattcttggaattataaTGGGTGTGACAATAACTTAA
- the LOC129959645 gene encoding uncharacterized protein LOC129959645 isoform X2, which translates to MDSLQKSAAQRHAESNDPRIPIAWRHREMTFNNSCARRTSSPSVTSSSSDDREEVPIVRQHYRPLSRHSNISNMERRDDRLDHYATIRNERLEHFSSSRSDRMDSYSHRNTPPVENYFHGPFRNSANGSTGTLRSTRSVPALAFAAAMEGPDPCPIHGGNHGPMRRHGSLFDIRSPPVGGPLSLAGLDKKNFYGSKHSLINGHPPPPHFQLHPEMPQYLPPHMINPMMRQPHHLGMPVIMEPIPMRDHFNKSMAFHRNGVNGYPTKEPIDPYSVEQVCCKGHLIVLWIILGVVTVGVILGIIMGVTIT; encoded by the coding sequence ATGGACAGCCTTCAAAAAAGTGCAGCTCAAAGACATGCTGAGAGTAATGACCCACGAATACCAATAGCGTGGCGTCATCGGGAGATGACTTTCAACAATTCTTGTGCCAGAAGAACTTCTTCCCCATCAGTAACATCATCTTCATCCGATGACCGTGAGGAGGTTCCAATTGTAAGACAACATTACCGACCACTAAGTCGCCATAGCAATATCAGCAACATGGAAAGAAGAGATGATCGTCTTGACCACTATGCTACCATACGCAATGAGAGATTAGAGCATTTCTCTTCATCCCGCAGTGACAGAATGGACTCATATTCTCATCGTAATACTCCACCAGTGGAAAATTACTTCCATGGACCTTTCCGGAATTCGGCTAATGGATCAACTGGTACTTTGAGATCCACAAGAAGCGTTCCAGCTCTAGCTTTTGCAGCTGCAATGGAGGGCCCAGATCCATGCCCTATCCATGGGGGAAATCATGGACCAATGCGAAGACATGGCTCATTGTTTGACATACGATCTCCACCTGTAGGAGGGCCACTAAGCCTAGCTGGTcttgataagaaaaatttttatggtTCAAAACATTCACTCATAAATGGGCATCCACCACCGCCACATTTCCAGCTTCACCCAGAAATGCCACAATATTTACCACCACATATGATTAACCCAATGATGAGACAACCTCATCATTTAGGAATGCCAGTTATAATGGAGCCTATACCAATGAGagatcattttaataaatcaatggCATTTCATCGCAACGGAGTCAATGGATATCCTACAAAGGAGCCGATAGATCCTTACAGTGTGGAACAAGTTTGCTGCAAAGGGCATTTGATAGTTTTGTGGATAATTTTAGGTGTCGTTACAGTTGgcgttattcttggaattataaTGGGTGTGACAATAACTTAA